Proteins encoded together in one Sinorhizobium meliloti window:
- the ntrX gene encoding two-component system response regulator NtrX, which produces MAADILVVDDEEDIREIVSGILSDEGHETRTAFDSESALAAINDRVPRLIFLDIWMQGSKLDGLALLDEIKNRHPDLPVVMISGHGNIETAVSAIKRGAYDFIEKPFKADRLILIAERALENSKLKREVSELKRKSGDPVELIGTSVAVSQLRQMIEKVAPTNSRIMIQGPSGSGKELVARMIHRKSARANGPFVALNAAAITPDRMEIALFGTEGTAGQPRRTGALEEAHGGILYLDEVGEMPRETQNKILRVLVDQQFERVGGSKRVKVDVRIISSTAYNLENMITEGLFREDLYHRLAVIPVRVPALAERREDIPFLVDMFMRQVSEQAGIRPRKIGEDALAVLQAHDWPGNIRQLRNNIERLMILARSDGPDTPITADMLPNEVGDTLPKISAQSDQHIMTLPLREAREMFERDYLIAQINRFGGNISRTAEFVGMERSALHRKLKSLGV; this is translated from the coding sequence ATGGCGGCTGATATTCTGGTTGTGGATGACGAGGAGGATATTCGCGAGATCGTCTCGGGAATCCTGTCGGACGAGGGCCATGAAACGCGGACCGCTTTCGACAGCGAGAGCGCGCTCGCGGCCATCAACGACCGTGTGCCGCGCCTGATCTTCCTGGACATCTGGATGCAGGGAAGCAAGCTCGACGGTTTGGCACTGCTCGACGAGATCAAGAACCGCCACCCCGATTTGCCGGTGGTGATGATCTCGGGTCACGGCAACATCGAAACCGCCGTCTCCGCGATCAAGCGCGGAGCCTATGATTTTATCGAGAAGCCGTTCAAGGCCGACCGGCTGATCCTGATCGCCGAGCGGGCGCTCGAGAATTCCAAGCTCAAGCGCGAAGTCTCTGAGCTGAAAAGGAAGTCGGGCGATCCGGTGGAGCTGATCGGAACCTCGGTTGCCGTGTCGCAGCTGCGCCAGATGATCGAGAAAGTGGCACCAACCAACAGCCGCATCATGATCCAGGGACCGTCCGGCTCCGGCAAGGAACTGGTCGCGCGGATGATCCATCGTAAGTCCGCGCGTGCCAACGGTCCTTTCGTGGCTCTCAATGCGGCTGCGATCACGCCCGACAGAATGGAGATCGCGCTTTTCGGTACCGAAGGAACTGCGGGGCAGCCGCGTCGAACCGGTGCGCTCGAGGAGGCCCATGGGGGCATCCTCTACCTGGACGAGGTCGGCGAAATGCCGCGCGAAACGCAGAACAAGATCCTGCGCGTCCTCGTCGATCAGCAGTTCGAGCGGGTCGGCGGCTCCAAGCGCGTCAAGGTCGATGTCCGCATCATCTCGTCGACCGCCTATAATCTTGAGAACATGATCACCGAGGGCCTGTTCCGCGAGGACCTGTATCACCGGCTCGCCGTCATTCCGGTGCGCGTTCCCGCTCTTGCGGAGCGGCGCGAGGACATCCCTTTCCTGGTCGACATGTTCATGCGACAGGTAAGCGAACAGGCCGGCATCCGCCCCCGCAAGATAGGCGAGGATGCGCTGGCCGTGCTGCAGGCGCATGATTGGCCCGGCAATATCCGCCAGTTGCGCAACAACATCGAGCGCCTGATGATCCTTGCGCGCAGCGACGGTCCCGATACGCCGATCACCGCCGACATGCTGCCGAACGAGGTGGGGGACACCCTGCCGAAGATCTCGGCGCAGAGCGATCAGCACATCATGACCTTACCGCTGCGGGAGGCTCGCGAAATGTTCGAACGCGATTATCTGATCGCCCAGATCAACCGCTTCGGCGGAAACATCTCGCGCACCGCGGAATTCGTGGGAATGGAGCGCTCCGCCCTTCATCGCAAGCTGAAGTCGTTGGGCGTGTAA
- a CDS encoding deaminase, whose amino-acid sequence MKQTQLAERLLTVIEEDILPLTEKGVADGNKVFGAAILRKSDLSLVLAETNNETENPLWHGEVHTLKRFYEMAETPDTRELIFLSTHEPCSMCLSAITWAGFDNFYYFFSHEDSRDSFAIPHDLKILKEVFRLEPGGYARQNAFWKSASIATLMQETDPETRQRLTGQDARIRARYDRLSDTYQASKDTNAIPLN is encoded by the coding sequence ATGAAACAAACCCAACTGGCAGAGCGCCTGCTGACCGTCATCGAAGAGGACATACTGCCGCTCACCGAGAAGGGCGTAGCCGACGGCAACAAGGTGTTCGGCGCCGCTATCCTGCGCAAGTCCGATCTGTCGCTGGTACTGGCCGAAACCAATAACGAGACCGAGAATCCGCTGTGGCATGGCGAGGTGCACACGCTCAAGCGCTTCTACGAGATGGCCGAGACGCCGGACACCCGCGAGCTGATCTTCCTGTCGACGCATGAGCCCTGCTCCATGTGTCTCTCGGCGATCACCTGGGCAGGTTTCGATAACTTCTACTACTTCTTCAGCCACGAGGATTCGCGCGACAGCTTCGCTATCCCGCATGACCTGAAAATCCTGAAGGAGGTCTTCCGCCTCGAACCGGGCGGCTACGCCCGGCAGAATGCATTCTGGAAATCGGCGTCCATCGCGACACTGATGCAGGAGACCGATCCCGAAACGCGGCAGCGGCTCACCGGCCAGGACGCCCGCATCCGGGCACGCTACGATCGTCTGTCCGATACTTATCAGGCGAGCAAAGACACCAACGCCATACCGCTGAACTGA
- a CDS encoding DUF934 domain-containing protein, with product MTKIWKETGFVNDDPWVIETDETKAGSNEKAILNIDAFLAAVAESDASELGVLINPADDVMRLQPYLERIALVAVAFPAFSDGRSFSHASLLRSRLGYQGEIRAIGDVLIDPIPLMLRCGVDSFAVTNATAIKRLSEGRLPGISNHYQPTAKPSVNANSYSWRRVS from the coding sequence ATGACGAAAATCTGGAAAGAAACGGGCTTCGTGAACGATGATCCCTGGGTGATCGAAACCGACGAGACTAAAGCCGGGTCGAACGAAAAGGCGATCCTGAACATCGACGCCTTCCTGGCAGCGGTTGCGGAGAGCGATGCCTCGGAGCTTGGCGTTCTGATCAACCCCGCAGACGACGTGATGCGTCTTCAGCCCTATCTCGAAAGGATAGCGCTGGTGGCGGTGGCATTTCCGGCTTTCAGCGACGGCCGGTCCTTCAGCCATGCTTCGCTGCTGCGTTCGCGGCTCGGCTACCAGGGCGAAATTCGCGCCATCGGCGACGTGCTGATCGACCCGATCCCGCTTATGCTGCGTTGCGGCGTCGACAGCTTCGCCGTAACCAACGCCACGGCGATCAAGCGGCTTTCGGAGGGCCGCCTGCCGGGGATTTCCAACCACTACCAGCCGACGGCAAAGCCGTCCGTCAACGCCAATTCCTACAGCTGGCGCCGCGTCTCGTGA
- the cysG gene encoding siroheme synthase CysG translates to MSQKLSVFPAFFRVAQKSVAVFGNGDEAFAKVRLLLNTEARIVAYADRPEPAFEAFLDANNIETVREPFGAHQVEGAVLVFAATGDAALDRVVVTAARERKIPANAVDQPDYCDFLTPALVNRAPVAVAIGTGGAGPVLAQMIRAQIDQLLSPSLGIVASLAANYRDAVDRLVPRGAARRVFWRRFFSGPVADHVAVGDLASARREASKFLDAAGGVAGHVWLVGAGPGAEDLLTLRAQRVMMEADAIVYDALVPQAIVDMGRRDAERLSVGKRKGCHTKSQDEINQLLVKLAGEGKRVVRLKSGDPLVYGRAGEEMAALREAGISYEVVPGITSAFAAAADFELPLTLRGVASSLVFTTGHDLTGSVLPDWARLAVSGATIAVYMGRTVAASVASRLMQAGLPQDTTVAVIENASRAERRLLHGTLRDLPDLEARTELDGPVMVIIGEAVAGANFERSEPLTAGRIKYSGAGKVSAKRTEQIWN, encoded by the coding sequence ATGTCGCAGAAATTGTCCGTCTTTCCGGCATTCTTTCGCGTCGCGCAGAAAAGCGTGGCGGTGTTCGGCAATGGGGACGAGGCCTTCGCCAAGGTGCGGTTGCTGCTGAACACCGAGGCGCGCATCGTCGCCTATGCGGATCGGCCGGAACCGGCATTCGAAGCTTTTCTGGATGCCAACAATATCGAGACCGTGCGCGAACCCTTTGGGGCTCATCAGGTCGAAGGCGCCGTCCTCGTCTTTGCCGCGACCGGAGATGCGGCGCTTGACCGCGTTGTCGTGACTGCGGCCCGCGAGCGGAAAATCCCCGCAAATGCCGTGGATCAGCCGGACTATTGCGATTTCCTGACGCCGGCACTCGTCAACCGGGCGCCCGTCGCAGTTGCGATCGGCACAGGAGGGGCAGGGCCGGTTCTGGCTCAGATGATCCGCGCGCAGATCGATCAATTGCTGTCGCCGTCGCTGGGTATCGTTGCCTCTCTGGCAGCCAACTATCGCGACGCCGTCGACCGCCTCGTGCCGCGCGGAGCCGCGCGGCGTGTTTTCTGGCGGCGCTTCTTCTCGGGCCCCGTGGCGGATCACGTCGCGGTCGGCGATCTTGCATCCGCACGCCGGGAAGCCTCGAAGTTTCTGGATGCCGCGGGCGGCGTGGCCGGCCATGTGTGGCTGGTCGGGGCCGGCCCGGGCGCCGAAGACCTGCTGACGCTCCGGGCGCAGCGCGTGATGATGGAAGCGGACGCCATCGTCTATGATGCGCTGGTGCCGCAAGCGATCGTCGACATGGGCCGCCGCGACGCCGAGCGGCTTTCGGTCGGCAAGCGCAAGGGCTGCCATACCAAGTCGCAGGACGAGATCAATCAGTTGCTGGTGAAGCTTGCCGGCGAAGGCAAGCGCGTCGTCCGGCTGAAATCCGGCGACCCTCTGGTCTACGGCCGGGCAGGCGAGGAAATGGCGGCGCTGCGTGAGGCCGGCATCAGCTACGAGGTGGTGCCGGGGATCACATCGGCCTTTGCCGCGGCCGCCGATTTCGAGCTGCCGCTGACGCTGCGCGGCGTGGCGTCGTCGCTGGTCTTCACGACGGGCCACGATTTGACAGGCAGCGTTCTTCCCGATTGGGCGCGACTGGCCGTTTCCGGCGCGACGATTGCGGTCTATATGGGCCGTACCGTTGCGGCTTCCGTCGCCTCGCGGCTCATGCAGGCCGGTCTGCCGCAGGACACGACCGTCGCTGTCATCGAGAATGCGAGCCGTGCCGAGCGCCGTCTCCTGCACGGTACGCTCCGCGATCTGCCGGACCTCGAGGCCCGCACGGAACTGGACGGGCCGGTCATGGTGATCATCGGCGAAGCGGTCGCGGGCGCGAATTTCGAACGCTCCGAGCCGCTTACGGCCGGCCGCATCAAGTATAGCGGCGCCGGCAAAGTTTCAGCGAAACGCACCGAACAGATTTGGAATTGA
- the hflX gene encoding GTPase HflX, with amino-acid sequence MRNITKRDSKSSSIIPELETLRDDSRAVVVVPILKKTGKASADIVAQPATRSDESRLEEATGLALAIDLDVVHGMIVPVAQPKPGTLLGTGKIEEIGHVLSEKDAGLVIVDHPLTPVQQRNLEKEWNAKVIDRTGLILEIFGRRASTREGTLQVDLAHLNYQKGRLVRSWTHLERQRGGAGFMGGPGETQIEADRRLLQDRIVKLERELEQVRRTRQLHRSKRKKVPHPIVALVGYTNAGKSTLFNRMTGAGVLAEDMLFATLDPTLRRLKLPHGRMVILSDTVGFISDLPTHLVAAFRATLEEVLEADLVLHVRDLSDPDNQAQASDVLRILADLGIDEKEGAERIVEVWNKIDKVEPEVREALVKKAASADNTVAVSAMTGDGVDDLLAEIGRRLSGVMTECTVVLGLDQLQLLPWVYQHAIVDGREDLEDGRVSLDLRLTEGEATELERRLGNGPKAIQEDW; translated from the coding sequence GTGAGGAACATTACCAAGCGTGATTCAAAATCGTCGTCGATCATTCCGGAGCTCGAGACGCTCCGTGATGACTCGCGTGCCGTCGTCGTCGTTCCGATCCTGAAAAAAACCGGGAAGGCGTCTGCCGACATCGTTGCGCAGCCCGCCACGCGTTCGGACGAAAGCCGGCTGGAGGAGGCGACGGGCCTGGCGCTCGCCATCGACCTCGACGTCGTTCACGGCATGATCGTTCCCGTCGCCCAGCCGAAACCGGGCACGCTGCTCGGCACCGGCAAGATCGAGGAGATCGGCCACGTTCTGAGCGAGAAGGATGCGGGGCTGGTGATCGTCGATCACCCGCTGACGCCCGTCCAGCAGCGCAATCTCGAGAAGGAATGGAACGCCAAGGTCATCGACCGCACCGGCCTCATTCTGGAGATCTTCGGCCGGCGCGCCTCCACCAGGGAGGGCACGCTGCAGGTCGATCTCGCACATCTCAATTATCAGAAGGGCCGCCTGGTCCGCAGCTGGACGCACCTCGAACGGCAGCGTGGCGGCGCGGGTTTCATGGGCGGGCCCGGCGAAACGCAGATCGAGGCCGACCGCCGTCTGCTGCAGGACAGGATCGTCAAACTGGAGCGCGAGTTGGAGCAGGTGCGGCGCACGCGCCAGCTTCATCGGTCGAAGCGCAAGAAGGTGCCGCATCCGATCGTCGCGCTGGTAGGCTATACGAACGCGGGCAAATCGACGCTTTTCAATCGGATGACCGGGGCCGGTGTGCTCGCCGAGGACATGCTCTTCGCCACACTGGATCCGACTCTGAGGCGGCTGAAACTGCCGCATGGGCGTATGGTCATCCTCTCCGACACCGTCGGCTTCATTTCCGATCTGCCGACGCATCTGGTCGCCGCCTTCCGGGCGACGCTGGAAGAGGTACTCGAGGCCGACCTGGTCCTGCATGTGCGCGATCTGTCCGATCCGGATAATCAGGCGCAGGCAAGCGACGTGCTGCGTATCCTGGCCGATCTCGGCATTGACGAGAAGGAGGGGGCCGAGCGCATTGTCGAGGTTTGGAACAAGATCGACAAGGTCGAGCCGGAAGTGCGCGAAGCGCTGGTGAAGAAGGCCGCGAGCGCCGACAACACGGTCGCCGTTTCGGCCATGACCGGCGACGGTGTGGACGATCTTCTCGCTGAAATAGGCCGGCGTCTTTCGGGCGTCATGACCGAGTGCACCGTCGTTCTGGGTCTCGATCAGCTACAGTTGCTGCCTTGGGTTTACCAGCATGCGATCGTCGACGGCCGCGAAGATCTCGAAGATGGGCGCGTGAGCCTGGATCTCCGTCTGACGGAGGGAGAGGCCACCGAGCTCGAGAGACGGCTGGGCAACGGCCCGAAGGCCATCCAAGAGGATTGGTAG
- a CDS encoding DUF2849 domain-containing protein has protein sequence MVEKVLTANRLADGISVWLDASGNWVESLQDAFVARHAEAVAALEATGKRSFDENKVVDVNVVDVEEVDGTLRPLRMRERIRAEGPSIPYAPGYSGLAGPKNVAA, from the coding sequence ATGGTGGAAAAGGTTCTGACGGCAAACCGTCTGGCGGATGGGATTTCCGTCTGGCTCGACGCTTCCGGCAACTGGGTGGAGTCGTTGCAGGATGCCTTCGTCGCTCGCCACGCGGAGGCCGTCGCGGCCCTGGAGGCGACCGGAAAGCGCTCGTTCGACGAGAATAAAGTGGTAGACGTCAACGTTGTCGACGTCGAGGAAGTCGACGGTACGCTGCGGCCGTTGCGCATGCGTGAGCGGATCCGCGCCGAAGGGCCGTCGATCCCCTACGCTCCCGGATATAGCGGGCTTGCGGGCCCAAAAAATGTTGCTGCCTGA
- a CDS encoding nitrite/sulfite reductase — protein sequence MYRYDEFDHAFVSARVEQFRDQVQRRLSGELAEDAFKPLRLMNGVYLQLHAYMLRVAIPYGTLSSRQMRMLANIARKYDRGYGHFTTRQNIQYNWPRLSDTPDILQELASVEMHALQTSGNCIRNVTADHFAGAAADEVADPRPYAEILRQWSSVHPEFSFLPRKFKIAVTGAERDRAAIQVHDIGLHLKKDENGKLGFAVYVGGGQGRTPLIAKKIRDFLPEEDLLSYTTAIMRVYNLHGRRDNKYKARIKILVHETGAEELARQVEVEFANLKDTELKLPDADIQAIAAYFAPAMLPNRPEGWGSLARWKKADPEFARWVHQNVQPHKHPDYGMVTISLKPIGGIPGDASHEQMDAVADIAEEYAFDEIRVSHEQNLILPHVALADLEPVYRALVAAGLATANAGLITDIIACPGLDYCALANARSIPVAQEISNRFGSPERQAEIGELKIKISGCINACGHHHVGHIGLLGVEKKGAELYQITLGGSGDEHTSIGEIIGRGFEPERVTDAVETIVDTYLGLRRDKSETFLEAYRRVGPQPFKDALYGGGAQAAA from the coding sequence ATGTATCGTTACGACGAATTCGACCACGCCTTCGTTTCCGCACGCGTCGAGCAGTTCCGCGACCAGGTCCAGCGGCGGCTCTCCGGTGAACTTGCGGAGGATGCGTTCAAGCCGCTGCGCCTGATGAACGGCGTGTATCTGCAGCTCCATGCCTATATGCTCCGCGTCGCCATCCCCTATGGTACGCTCTCGAGCCGGCAGATGCGGATGCTCGCCAATATCGCCCGCAAATATGACCGCGGCTACGGACATTTCACCACCCGCCAGAACATCCAGTACAATTGGCCGCGCCTTTCCGACACGCCTGATATCCTCCAGGAGCTGGCGAGCGTGGAGATGCACGCGCTGCAGACCTCCGGCAACTGCATTCGCAATGTGACGGCGGACCATTTCGCCGGTGCCGCGGCTGACGAAGTCGCCGATCCGCGCCCCTATGCCGAAATCCTCAGGCAATGGTCGAGCGTCCATCCGGAGTTCTCGTTCCTGCCGCGCAAGTTCAAGATCGCGGTAACCGGCGCCGAGCGCGACCGCGCCGCCATTCAGGTGCATGACATCGGCCTGCACCTGAAGAAGGACGAGAATGGCAAGCTCGGCTTTGCCGTCTATGTGGGCGGCGGGCAGGGCCGCACGCCGCTGATCGCCAAGAAAATCCGCGACTTCCTGCCGGAAGAAGATCTGCTTTCCTACACGACCGCGATCATGCGCGTTTACAACCTTCATGGTCGCCGCGACAACAAGTACAAGGCGCGCATCAAGATCCTTGTTCATGAAACCGGTGCCGAGGAACTGGCCCGTCAGGTGGAGGTCGAATTCGCCAATCTGAAGGACACGGAACTGAAGCTGCCGGATGCGGATATTCAGGCAATTGCTGCTTATTTTGCGCCGGCGATGCTGCCGAATCGGCCCGAGGGCTGGGGCAGTCTCGCCCGCTGGAAGAAGGCCGATCCGGAATTTGCCCGCTGGGTGCACCAGAACGTTCAGCCGCACAAGCATCCCGATTACGGCATGGTAACGATCTCGCTGAAGCCGATCGGCGGCATTCCGGGCGACGCGAGCCACGAACAGATGGATGCGGTCGCCGATATCGCCGAGGAATATGCCTTCGACGAGATACGCGTCAGCCACGAGCAGAACCTGATCCTGCCGCATGTGGCGCTGGCGGACCTCGAGCCGGTCTATCGCGCCCTGGTCGCCGCCGGCCTCGCCACCGCCAATGCGGGGCTGATCACCGACATCATTGCCTGTCCGGGGCTCGACTACTGTGCGCTTGCCAATGCACGCTCGATTCCGGTCGCGCAGGAGATTTCGAACCGTTTCGGCTCGCCCGAGCGGCAGGCCGAAATCGGCGAGCTCAAGATCAAGATCTCCGGCTGCATCAATGCCTGCGGGCATCATCACGTCGGCCATATCGGTCTTCTGGGCGTCGAGAAGAAGGGCGCGGAGCTCTATCAGATCACGCTCGGCGGCTCCGGTGACGAACATACATCGATCGGCGAGATCATCGGCCGCGGCTTCGAGCCGGAAAGAGTGACCGACGCGGTGGAGACGATCGTCGACACCTATCTCGGCTTGCGCCGAGACAAGTCCGAGACCTTCCTCGAAGCCTATCGCCGGGTGGGGCCGCAGCCTTTCAAGGACGCGCTCTATGGCGGCGGTGCTCAGGCGGCGGCGTGA
- a CDS encoding D-amino-acid transaminase — protein sequence MPRIAYVNGTYVQHAEAAIHVEDRGYQFADGVYEVCEVRHGFIIDLTRHLDRLGRSLGELRIGWPMSRAALIHVIREVLRRNRVRNGLFYLQVTRGVGRRDHVFPDADTPPSIVVTAKRTDPGAIARKNAEGISAITVPENRWDRVDIKSVGLLPNVLARQRAKEAGAQEAIFVDVDGTVKEGAATNVWIVDREGTLRTRPAENGILRGVTRTTLMDVAKPLGLKIEEKAFSVEEMLAAREVFITAATSICFPVVSVDGKTIGNGHPGSIAQNIREAFFDIAEKTVI from the coding sequence ATGCCGAGAATCGCCTATGTCAACGGCACTTACGTCCAGCACGCCGAAGCCGCCATTCACGTCGAGGATCGCGGTTACCAGTTTGCCGACGGCGTCTACGAGGTCTGCGAGGTGCGCCACGGCTTCATCATCGACCTGACCCGGCACCTCGATCGCCTTGGGCGATCCCTGGGCGAGCTCAGGATAGGCTGGCCGATGAGCCGTGCGGCGCTGATCCATGTCATCCGGGAGGTGCTGCGCCGAAACCGGGTCCGAAACGGGCTCTTCTATCTGCAGGTGACCCGCGGCGTCGGGCGGCGGGATCATGTTTTCCCTGATGCGGACACGCCGCCGTCGATCGTCGTCACCGCCAAGCGCACGGACCCCGGGGCGATCGCCCGGAAGAATGCCGAGGGCATATCTGCCATAACGGTGCCGGAGAACCGGTGGGACCGCGTCGACATCAAGAGCGTCGGCCTTCTCCCGAATGTGCTTGCCCGTCAGCGGGCGAAGGAAGCGGGCGCGCAGGAGGCGATCTTCGTCGACGTGGACGGCACGGTCAAAGAGGGGGCGGCGACGAATGTATGGATCGTGGACCGTGAAGGGACGTTACGCACCCGCCCGGCGGAGAACGGCATTCTGCGCGGCGTGACCCGCACCACCCTGATGGACGTAGCCAAGCCGCTGGGCCTCAAGATCGAGGAAAAGGCCTTCTCCGTGGAAGAAATGCTCGCGGCGCGGGAGGTCTTCATCACCGCTGCTACCAGCATCTGCTTTCCCGTCGTTTCCGTGGACGGAAAGACGATCGGCAACGGTCATCCGGGAAGCATAGCACAGAATATTCGCGAGGCCTTTTTCGACATTGCGGAAAAGACGGTGATTTGA
- the trkA gene encoding Trk system potassium transporter TrkA has translation MKVIICGAGQVGYGIAERLSRENNDVSVIDTSAALIAYITETLDVRGYVGHGAHPDVLARAGADQADMLIAVTLYDEVNIVACEVAHAIFNVPTKVARIRAQSYLAPEYSDLFSRENVPIDVTISPEIEVGRLVLRRISFPGATDVVRFADDRIAMVAIECMEDCPVVDTPLQQLSELFPDLHATVTGIFRDGKLIVPHSSDQLKTGDLAYVVCDRDHARRTLALFGHEEQEARRIIILGAGNIGYFVARTIEEQQPRMRVKLVENDRDRAVLVADKLNSTVVLHGSAMDQRILAQADVQEADLVVALTNNDQINILGSMLARRLGAKSTLVLINEPAYQDFAGAAGVDAYINPRAVTISRVLQHVRKGRIRSVYAVQNGMAEVIEAEALETSPLVGKALRELELPEGIRIGALYRDKAYVRPDGNTRIKAKDRVVLLAAAETVRDVEQLFRVSIQYF, from the coding sequence ATGAAGGTGATCATATGCGGGGCAGGGCAGGTCGGCTACGGCATCGCCGAGCGGCTGTCGCGCGAGAATAACGACGTTTCGGTGATCGATACGTCGGCCGCGCTGATTGCCTACATAACCGAGACGCTGGACGTGCGCGGTTACGTCGGCCACGGGGCGCACCCGGATGTATTGGCGAGGGCGGGCGCCGATCAGGCCGACATGCTCATCGCGGTAACGCTGTACGATGAGGTCAACATCGTCGCCTGCGAAGTAGCGCATGCGATTTTCAACGTACCGACCAAGGTCGCCCGCATCCGCGCGCAGAGCTATCTGGCGCCCGAATATTCCGACCTCTTTTCGCGCGAGAACGTCCCGATCGACGTGACGATCTCTCCGGAAATCGAGGTAGGGCGGCTCGTGCTTCGCCGCATTTCCTTTCCCGGTGCCACAGACGTGGTGCGCTTCGCGGATGATCGGATCGCGATGGTTGCGATCGAATGTATGGAAGACTGCCCCGTCGTCGACACGCCTCTGCAGCAATTGAGCGAGCTCTTTCCCGATCTGCACGCGACCGTCACCGGTATCTTCCGGGATGGCAAGCTGATAGTTCCGCATTCCTCCGACCAGTTGAAGACCGGCGATCTCGCCTATGTGGTCTGCGACCGCGACCATGCCCGCCGCACGCTGGCGCTCTTCGGCCATGAAGAACAGGAGGCGCGGCGGATCATCATCCTCGGCGCCGGCAATATCGGCTATTTCGTCGCCCGAACGATCGAGGAACAGCAGCCGCGCATGCGGGTGAAACTCGTCGAAAACGACCGCGACCGCGCCGTGCTCGTCGCCGACAAGCTCAACAGCACGGTGGTCCTCCACGGCTCGGCCATGGACCAGCGGATCCTGGCGCAAGCGGATGTCCAGGAGGCGGATCTCGTCGTCGCGCTGACGAATAACGATCAGATCAACATCCTCGGAAGCATGCTTGCCAGGAGGCTGGGAGCGAAGTCGACCCTCGTGCTGATCAACGAACCCGCCTATCAGGACTTCGCCGGCGCCGCCGGTGTCGATGCCTATATCAATCCGCGCGCCGTCACCATCTCGCGTGTGCTGCAGCACGTGCGAAAAGGCCGCATCCGGTCGGTGTATGCAGTGCAGAACGGCATGGCCGAGGTGATCGAGGCCGAGGCGCTCGAAACCTCTCCGCTGGTCGGCAAGGCGCTGCGCGAGCTCGAATTGCCGGAGGGTATCCGCATTGGCGCGCTCTATCGCGACAAGGCCTATGTGCGCCCGGACGGCAACACGCGGATCAAGGCGAAGGACCGCGTGGTCCTCCTCGCGGCCGCCGAGACCGTCCGTGACGTCGAACAGCTCTTCCGCGTCAGCATTCAATATTTCTGA
- the mazG gene encoding nucleoside triphosphate pyrophosphohydrolase, giving the protein MEASRDIQRLLDIMAALRDPETGCPWDVVQTFDTIRPYTIEEAYEVADAIERHDMDDLCDELGDLLLQVVFHARMAEEAGAFSFGDVVEAITRKMIRRHPHVFARSDADTAEAVKLQWDEIKQAEKADRRQRRLQRGVSQEEHAGHLGSIQRSFPALVEALKLQERAAKVGFDWSEPEPILDKVEEEIGELRQALKDGDRGKVADELGDLIFALVNIGRHVGTDPEMALRGTNTKFRRRFGHIEKELEAGGETLDAASLERMEELWQAAKAIERQLT; this is encoded by the coding sequence ATGGAAGCCTCCCGCGACATTCAACGCCTGCTCGACATCATGGCCGCGCTCCGCGACCCGGAGACAGGCTGCCCCTGGGACGTCGTGCAGACGTTCGATACGATCCGGCCTTACACGATCGAAGAGGCCTACGAGGTCGCAGACGCGATCGAGCGTCATGATATGGACGACCTGTGCGACGAACTCGGGGACCTTTTGCTGCAGGTGGTGTTTCACGCACGCATGGCCGAGGAAGCCGGCGCGTTTTCCTTCGGCGACGTCGTCGAAGCCATCACGCGGAAGATGATCCGCCGCCATCCGCATGTTTTCGCCCGCTCCGACGCCGACACCGCCGAGGCGGTGAAGCTGCAATGGGACGAGATCAAGCAGGCCGAGAAAGCCGACCGGCGACAACGGCGCCTGCAGCGCGGCGTGTCGCAAGAGGAGCATGCCGGCCATCTCGGCTCGATCCAGCGCAGCTTTCCGGCGTTGGTCGAGGCCCTGAAGCTGCAGGAACGGGCGGCAAAGGTCGGCTTCGACTGGTCCGAGCCTGAGCCGATCCTCGACAAGGTCGAGGAGGAAATCGGCGAGCTGCGGCAGGCACTGAAGGACGGTGACCGGGGGAAGGTCGCGGACGAGCTCGGCGACCTGATCTTCGCGCTCGTCAATATCGGCCGCCATGTCGGCACCGATCCGGAAATGGCGCTGCGCGGCACCAATACCAAGTTCCGGCGCCGTTTCGGACACATCGAAAAGGAACTGGAAGCCGGAGGCGAAACGCTCGACGCGGCATCGCTGGAGCGCATGGAAGAACTCTGGCAGGCGGCGAAGGCTATCGAAAGGCAGCTGACCTAG
- the hfq gene encoding RNA chaperone Hfq, protein MAERSQNLQDLFLNTVRKQKISLTIFLINGVKLTGVVTSFDNFCVLLRRDGHSQLVYKHAISTIMPGQPLQMFENEEAAS, encoded by the coding sequence ATGGCGGAACGTTCTCAAAACTTGCAGGATCTCTTTCTCAACACGGTCCGCAAGCAAAAGATTTCTTTGACCATTTTCCTCATCAACGGCGTCAAGCTGACGGGTGTCGTAACATCGTTTGACAATTTCTGTGTGCTGTTGCGCCGCGACGGTCATTCTCAGCTCGTCTACAAGCACGCCATCTCGACGATCATGCCGGGCCAGCCGTTGCAGATGTTCGAGAATGAGGAAGCTGCCTCCTGA